A genome region from Paralichthys olivaceus isolate ysfri-2021 chromosome 6, ASM2471397v2, whole genome shotgun sequence includes the following:
- the usp19 gene encoding ubiquitin carboxyl-terminal hydrolase 19 isoform X4 — protein sequence MASSGGTGMAGTESAGRRGGAQQRGGGGGGRDGCSDLSSSTSKKKQKDRANQESREAKRAAAAAAAVDGVIAEVKKDVFVDWKQNVNEVTVRLRCGEGVQRIEDINTTFSDTHCHVRFPDGRQWSCQLQEEIEASCSRVQYKEKGGFLHVIMHKKIPFHIWPSLKSNKKEKEKEAAPTETKNVKDLEIKPVALESSETPKLSTPQPQLHPLPPSLPAHSESRLGGGKAERGVKRCMKNKPACDKDTVDTVGVKGGARDGLATTNKPVTEQQPQEPSAKRTIVHQPKTTNEATASADKDTQSVRSDGKASHTHLPAGRSPQTQRRDVNNRAERLHSGQEQEAGAAVAAPGHTSNTQVEEKQNQSPDRSAATAHGHENQPAAPISTSDCLKPVCFNNEVEPEKSPVQQEAEQETPIRQQLRSRETETVSTVGMAAKPGLSPSAAQRQSSCDGEEKRDQPKEEPSLEIKQQEAPEPMVNLQFVKSDSYEKGTDLMVVNVYMKGICRETAKVIFREQDFTLIFQTCDANFLRLHSDCGPNTVFKWQVKLRNLIQPEQCSYSFTPSRLDITLKKRHSQRWGGLEAPATQVGGAKVAVPSSPACIEKSQPGSSQHNLPAKEEPPRVGEEKPKASSRVEDGGLDNVASRTVSEHVAITKPEPTVTTPKPTCMVQPMTHAPPASNERHEEEEEKKVCLPGFTGLVNLGNTCFMNSVIQSLSNTRELRDYFHDRAFEAEINCSNPLGTGGRLAIGFAVLLRALWKGTHHAFQPSKLKAIVASKASQFTGYAQHDAQEFMAFLLDGLHEDLNRIQNKPYTETVDSDGRLDEVVAEEAWQRHKMRNDSFIVDLFQGQFKSKLVCPTCSKVSITFDPFLYLPVPLPQKQKVLSVFYFAKEPHKKPIKFLVSVSKENSSTAEVLESISRSMRVKPENLRLAEVGKNRFQRMFLPSHSLDTVSSSDMLFCFEVLSKDLAKERVVLLRVQQKLQVPNIPISKCAACLKPPVSEEDKLKRCTRCYRVGYCNQVCQRTHWPNHKGLCRPNTEHVGLPFLASVPESRLSCARLTQLLEGYSRFSVNVFQPPFQSGRTSPETSQCRADLPPMPAGSSDGVGSGDEAMGGSSTTVAGDVELESPSLLPESQAEYGQASAPPSVEALSSSQTSLSTTRTSDSGFSEPVTTTSCCSLDPHAEKETSCEKAVRPEAAVTGYQHPSETASGHASQFYISLLDSNNKEQRLDEKEDLLADLPEDVTLELVWKNNERLKEYVLVSSKELDYEEDPGSLSETARAGHFTLEQCLNLFTKPEVLAPEEAWYCPKCQQHREASKQLLLWRLPNVLIIQLKRFSFRSFIWRDKINDMVDFPVRNLDLSKFCIGQKDEMQQPPIYDLYAVINHYGGMIGGHYTAYARLPSDKNSQRSDVGWRLFDDSTVTMVEESQVVTRYAYVLFYRRRNSPVERPPRFLRPVGAESPTAAGATASQASGQSMFGTDLDPEGPPTLTPEVPSDLFAHSGECTAPSYSNMEEVD from the exons ATGGCCAGCAGCGGTGGGACCGGCATGGCTGGTACCGAGTCAGCGGGCCGTCGCGGTGGGgctcagcagagaggaggaggaggcggcggcagGGACGGCTGCTCGGACCTGTCCTCCAGTACTAGTAAGAAAAAGCAGAAGGACAGAGCCAAccaggagagcagagaggccAAGAGGGCAGCTGCAGCCGCTGCAGCAGTAGATGGGGTTATCGCTGAAGTCAAGAAAG atgtgtttgtggACTGGAAGCAGAATGTTAATGAAGTAACAGTAAGGCTGCGCTGTGGGGAGGGGGTGCAGAGGATAGAGGACATCAACACCACTTTCTCCGATACACACTGCCACGTGCGCTTCCCTG atggacgacagtGGAGCTGCCAGTTGCAGGAGGAAATTGAGGCCTCATGTAGCAGAGTCCAGTACAAGGAGAAGGGAGGTTTCCTGCATGTCATCATGCACAAGAAGATTCCCTTTCACATATGGCCATCGCTTAAG TCAAacaagaaggagaaggaaaaggaggcAGCACCTACCGAGACCAAAAATGTCAAGGACCTGGAGATAAAGCCGGTCGCCTTGGAGTCATCCGAGACACCCAAACTGTCCACCCCGCAGCCACAACTTCATCCCTTGCCTCCCTCCTTGCCTGCACACAGCGAATCAAGACTTGGTGGTGGAAAAGCTGAGCGGGGGGTCAAGCGCTGTATGAAAAACAAACCAGCGTGCGACAAGGACACTGTGGACACTGTAGGGGTGAAAGGTGGAGCCAGAGATGGCTTAGCCACCACCAACAAGCCTGTGACCGAGCAGCAGCCTCAGGAACCCAGCGCCAAACGCACCATCGTACACCAACCCAAGACCACTAATGAGGCTACAGCATCTGCTGACAAGGACACACAATCTGTCAGGTCTGATGGTaaagcttcacacacacacctgcccgCTGGTCGGAGCCCACAGACACAACGCAGGGATGTAAataacagagcagagagactcCACAGTGGTCAAGAGCAGGAAGCTGGAGCTGCTGTCGCTGCTCCTGGCCATACCAGCAACACTCAG gtggaggagaaacaaaacCAGTCGCCAGACAGGTCTGCAGCAACAGCACATGGCCATGAAAACCAACCAGCAGCTCCCATCAGCACCAGTGACTGTCTAAAACCTGTCTGCTTCAACAATGAAGTGGAACCAGAGAAAAGTCCTGTTCAGCAGGAAGCTGAGCAAGAAACTCCGATCCGCCAGCAGCTCAGATCAAGAGAGACGGAAACCGTATCAACTGTTGGCATGGCTGCCAAGCCAGGCCTGTCACCTAGTGCTGCCCAGAGGCAGAGCAGCTGTGacggagaggagaagagggaccAACCAAAGGAGGAGCCCTCTCTGGAAATTAAGCAACAGGAAG CCCCAGAGCCAATGGTTAACCTACAATTTGTGAAGAGTGATTCGTATGAGAAGGGCACCGATCTGATGGTGGTTAATGTTTACATGAAGGGGATCTGCAGGGAAACAGCCAAGGTCATCTTCAGGGAACAGGACTTCACCCTCATCTTTCAGACATG TGATGCCAATTTCCTGCGGCTTCATTCAGACTGTGGGCCCAACACAGTTTTTAAGTGGCAAGTCAAACTCAG GAACCTAATCCAGCCTGAGCAGTGCAGCTACTCGTTCACCCCGTCCCGGCTGGACATCACCCTGAAGAAGAGACACAGCCAGCGCTGGGGGGGTCTGGAGGCCCCTGCCACACAAG TGGGTGGCGCCAAAGTTGCTGTGCCCTCAAGTCCTGCCTGCATTGAGAAGAGCCAACCAGGCAGCAGCCAGCACAACCTCCCAGCCAAGGAGGAGCCTCCAAGGGTTGGGGAGGAGAAACCCAAGGCCTCGTCCAGAGTGGAGGATGGTGGTTTGGATAACGTGGCTTCTCGCACAGTCTCTGAGCATGTTGCTATTACCAAGCCAGAGCCAACGGTTACTACG CCTAAGCCTACCTGCATGGTGCAGCCCATGACACATGCACCTCCTGCTAGCAATGAGCGgcacgaggaagaggaggagaagaaggtgtGCCTGCCTGGTTTTACAGGACTGGTCAACCTTGGCAACACCTGCTTCATGAACAGTGTTATCCAATCCCTGTCCAACACCAGAGAACTCAGGGATTACTTCCATG ATCGAGCATTTGAGGCAGAAATCAACTGCAGTAATCCGCTGGGAACAGGAGGCAGACTAGCCATTGGCTTTGCAGTGCTGCTCAGGGCCCTTTGGAAAGGAACACACCATGCCTTCCAACCCTCAAAGCTCAAG GCGATTGTGGCCAGCAAAGCCAGTCAGTTTACAGGTTACGCCCAGCACGATGCTCAGGAGTTCATGGCTTTTTTGCTGGACGGGCTCCATGAGGACTTGAACCGCATCCAGAATAAACCATATACAGAGACAGTTGACTCTGACGGACGTCTGGATGAG GTGGTGGCAGAGGAGGCATGGCAGAGGCATAAGATGAGGAACGACTCCTTTATAGTTGATCTTTTCCAAGGCCAGTTCAAATCCAAGCTGGTTTGCCCCACATGCTCCAAG GTGTCAATCACCTTTGACCCCTTCCTCTACCTGCCAGTCCCATTGCCTCAGAAACAAAAGGTGCTGTCAGTTTTCTACTTTGCTAAGGAACCACATAAAAAACCTATCAAG tTTTTGGTTAGTGTAAGCAAGGAGAACTCCAGCACTGCTGAAGTCCTGGAATCCATTTCCAGGAGCATGAGGGTAAAACCAGAGAACTTGAGACTGGCAGAG GTTGGGAAGAACCGCTTCCAGCGCATGTTCCTGCCGTCCCATTCCCTGGACACGGTGTCCTCCTCTGACATGCTGTTCTGCTTTGAGGTGCTCTCCAAAGACCTGGCCAAAGAGAGAGTGGTTTTGCTCCGAGTACAACAG AAACTCCAGGTCCCTAATATCCCCATCTCAAAGTGCGCTGCCTGCCTGAAGCCTCCAGTTTCTGAGGAGGACAAGCTGAAGCGGTGCACTCGCTGCTATCGTGTGGGCTACTGCAATCA GGTATGTCAGAGGACCCACTGGCCCAATCACAAGGGTCTCTGTCGACCTAACACGGAGCATGTGGGCCTGCCCTTCCTGGCCAGCGTGCCAGAGTCTCGACTCTCCTGTGCCCGCCTCACTCAGCTTCTAGAGGGTTACTCCAG ATTTTCCGTCAACGTGTTTCAGCCTCCTTTCCAGTCAGGCAGGACATCCCCTGAGACATCCCAGTGCAGAGCAGACCTCCCCCCAATGCCTGCAGGCTCATCTGATGGTGTTGGATCTGGTGATGAAGCCATGGGTGGGAGCAGTACTACAGTAGCAGGGGACGTGGAGTTGGAGAGCCCGTCTCTGCTGCCTGAATCCCAGGCAGAGTACGGCCAGGCCTCAGCCCCCCCCTCTGTAGAGGCCCTCTCGTCCTCCCAGACCTCTCTCTCCACTACAAGAACCTCAGATTCAGGATTCTCTGAGCCAGTCACTACAacttcctgctgctctctggaCCCTCATGCTGAAAAAGAGACGTCGTGTGAGAAGGCAGTGCGGCCAGAAG CTGCAGTAACAGGGTACCAGCACCCAAGTGAGACAGCATCAGGTCATGCCAGTCAGTTTTACATCTCTCTGCTGGACTCTAACAACAAGGAACAGAGGCTGGATGAGAAAG AGGACTTGCTCGCTGACCTCCCTGAAGACGTGACCTTGGAGCTGGTATGGAAAAACAACGAACGCCTGAAGGAGTATGTGCTGGTGAGCTCCAAGGAGCTGGACTACGAGGAGGACCCTGGCTCTCTGAGTGAGACAGCCAGGGCTGGTCACTTCACCCTGGAGCAGTGCCTCAACCTCTTCACCAAGCCTGAGGTGCTGGCACCAGAGGAGGCATG GTACTGCCCAAAATGCCAGCAGCACCGTGAGGCCTCCAAACAGCTCCTGCTGTGGCGTCTGCCAAACGTTCTGATCATCCAGCTCAAGCGCTTCTCCTTCAGGAGCTTCATCTGGAGGGATAAGATCAATGACATGGTGGACTTCCCCGTCAG GAATCTGGATCTGAGTAAGTTCTGTATAGGCCAGAAGGATGAGATGCAACAACCTCCTATCTATGACTTATATGCAGTCATCAACCACTACGGTGGAATGATAGGTGGCCACTACACGGCCTACGCTCGCCTGCCAAGTGACAAGAACAGCCAGCGCAGTGATGTTG GCTGGCGTCTGTTCGATGACAGCACTGTGACAATGGTGGAGGAGAGTCAGGTGGTGACGCGCTACGCCTACGTCTTGTTCTACCGGCGACGCAACTCCCCTGTGGAGAGGCCACCACGCTTCCTTCGGCCCGTTGGCGCAGAGTCGCCCACCGCTGCAGGAGCTACTGCCAGCCAG GCCTCTGGTCAGTCAATGTTCGGGACTGACCTGGATCCCGAAGGACCCCCCACGCTGACCCCAGAGGTCCCCTCTGACCTCTTCGCCCACTCCGGAGAGTGTACAGCGCCATCCTAcagcaacatggaggaggtggactAG
- the usp19 gene encoding ubiquitin carboxyl-terminal hydrolase 19 isoform X3, producing MASSGGTGMAGTESAGRRGGAQQRGGGGGGRDGCSDLSSSTSKKKQKDRANQESREAKRAAAAAAAVDGVIAEVKKDVFVDWKQNVNEVTVRLRCGEGVQRIEDINTTFSDTHCHVRFPDGRQWSCQLQEEIEASCSRVQYKEKGGFLHVIMHKKIPFHIWPSLKSNKKEKEKEAAPTETKNVKDLEIKPVALESSETPKLSTPQPQLHPLPPSLPAHSESRLGGGKAERGVKRCMKNKPACDKDTVDTVGVKGGARDGLATTNKPVTEQQPQEPSAKRTIVHQPKTTNEATASADKDTQSVRSDGKASHTHLPAGRSPQTQRRDVNNRAERLHSGQEQEAGAAVAAPGHTSNTQVEEKQNQSPDRSAATAHGHENQPAAPISTSDCLKPVCFNNEVEPEKSPVQQEAEQETPIRQQLRSRETETVSTVGMAAKPGLSPSAAQRQSSCDGEEKRDQPKEEPSLEIKQQEAPEPMVNLQFVKSDSYEKGTDLMVVNVYMKGICRETAKVIFREQDFTLIFQTCDANFLRLHSDCGPNTVFKWQVKLRNLIQPEQCSYSFTPSRLDITLKKRHSQRWGGLEAPATQGAVGGAKVAVPSSPACIEKSQPGSSQHNLPAKEEPPRVGEEKPKASSRVEDGGLDNVASRTVSEHVAITKPEPTVTTPKPTCMVQPMTHAPPASNERHEEEEEKKVCLPGFTGLVNLGNTCFMNSVIQSLSNTRELRDYFHDRAFEAEINCSNPLGTGGRLAIGFAVLLRALWKGTHHAFQPSKLKAIVASKASQFTGYAQHDAQEFMAFLLDGLHEDLNRIQNKPYTETVDSDGRLDEVVAEEAWQRHKMRNDSFIVDLFQGQFKSKLVCPTCSKVSITFDPFLYLPVPLPQKQKVLSVFYFAKEPHKKPIKFLVSVSKENSSTAEVLESISRSMRVKPENLRLAEVGKNRFQRMFLPSHSLDTVSSSDMLFCFEVLSKDLAKERVVLLRVQQKLQVPNIPISKCAACLKPPVSEEDKLKRCTRCYRVGYCNQVCQRTHWPNHKGLCRPNTEHVGLPFLASVPESRLSCARLTQLLEGYSRFSVNVFQPPFQSGRTSPETSQCRADLPPMPAGSSDGVGSGDEAMGGSSTTVAGDVELESPSLLPESQAEYGQASAPPSVEALSSSQTSLSTTRTSDSGFSEPVTTTSCCSLDPHAEKETSCEKAVRPEAAVTGYQHPSETASGHASQFYISLLDSNNKEQRLDEKEDLLADLPEDVTLELVWKNNERLKEYVLVSSKELDYEEDPGSLSETARAGHFTLEQCLNLFTKPEVLAPEEAWYCPKCQQHREASKQLLLWRLPNVLIIQLKRFSFRSFIWRDKINDMVDFPVRNLDLSKFCIGQKDEMQQPPIYDLYAVINHYGGMIGGHYTAYARLPSDKNSQRSDVGWRLFDDSTVTMVEESQVVTRYAYVLFYRRRNSPVERPPRFLRPVGAESPTAAGATASQASGQSMFGTDLDPEGPPTLTPEVPSDLFAHSGECTAPSYSNMEEVD from the exons ATGGCCAGCAGCGGTGGGACCGGCATGGCTGGTACCGAGTCAGCGGGCCGTCGCGGTGGGgctcagcagagaggaggaggaggcggcggcagGGACGGCTGCTCGGACCTGTCCTCCAGTACTAGTAAGAAAAAGCAGAAGGACAGAGCCAAccaggagagcagagaggccAAGAGGGCAGCTGCAGCCGCTGCAGCAGTAGATGGGGTTATCGCTGAAGTCAAGAAAG atgtgtttgtggACTGGAAGCAGAATGTTAATGAAGTAACAGTAAGGCTGCGCTGTGGGGAGGGGGTGCAGAGGATAGAGGACATCAACACCACTTTCTCCGATACACACTGCCACGTGCGCTTCCCTG atggacgacagtGGAGCTGCCAGTTGCAGGAGGAAATTGAGGCCTCATGTAGCAGAGTCCAGTACAAGGAGAAGGGAGGTTTCCTGCATGTCATCATGCACAAGAAGATTCCCTTTCACATATGGCCATCGCTTAAG TCAAacaagaaggagaaggaaaaggaggcAGCACCTACCGAGACCAAAAATGTCAAGGACCTGGAGATAAAGCCGGTCGCCTTGGAGTCATCCGAGACACCCAAACTGTCCACCCCGCAGCCACAACTTCATCCCTTGCCTCCCTCCTTGCCTGCACACAGCGAATCAAGACTTGGTGGTGGAAAAGCTGAGCGGGGGGTCAAGCGCTGTATGAAAAACAAACCAGCGTGCGACAAGGACACTGTGGACACTGTAGGGGTGAAAGGTGGAGCCAGAGATGGCTTAGCCACCACCAACAAGCCTGTGACCGAGCAGCAGCCTCAGGAACCCAGCGCCAAACGCACCATCGTACACCAACCCAAGACCACTAATGAGGCTACAGCATCTGCTGACAAGGACACACAATCTGTCAGGTCTGATGGTaaagcttcacacacacacctgcccgCTGGTCGGAGCCCACAGACACAACGCAGGGATGTAAataacagagcagagagactcCACAGTGGTCAAGAGCAGGAAGCTGGAGCTGCTGTCGCTGCTCCTGGCCATACCAGCAACACTCAG gtggaggagaaacaaaacCAGTCGCCAGACAGGTCTGCAGCAACAGCACATGGCCATGAAAACCAACCAGCAGCTCCCATCAGCACCAGTGACTGTCTAAAACCTGTCTGCTTCAACAATGAAGTGGAACCAGAGAAAAGTCCTGTTCAGCAGGAAGCTGAGCAAGAAACTCCGATCCGCCAGCAGCTCAGATCAAGAGAGACGGAAACCGTATCAACTGTTGGCATGGCTGCCAAGCCAGGCCTGTCACCTAGTGCTGCCCAGAGGCAGAGCAGCTGTGacggagaggagaagagggaccAACCAAAGGAGGAGCCCTCTCTGGAAATTAAGCAACAGGAAG CCCCAGAGCCAATGGTTAACCTACAATTTGTGAAGAGTGATTCGTATGAGAAGGGCACCGATCTGATGGTGGTTAATGTTTACATGAAGGGGATCTGCAGGGAAACAGCCAAGGTCATCTTCAGGGAACAGGACTTCACCCTCATCTTTCAGACATG TGATGCCAATTTCCTGCGGCTTCATTCAGACTGTGGGCCCAACACAGTTTTTAAGTGGCAAGTCAAACTCAG GAACCTAATCCAGCCTGAGCAGTGCAGCTACTCGTTCACCCCGTCCCGGCTGGACATCACCCTGAAGAAGAGACACAGCCAGCGCTGGGGGGGTCTGGAGGCCCCTGCCACACAAG GTGCAGTGGGTGGCGCCAAAGTTGCTGTGCCCTCAAGTCCTGCCTGCATTGAGAAGAGCCAACCAGGCAGCAGCCAGCACAACCTCCCAGCCAAGGAGGAGCCTCCAAGGGTTGGGGAGGAGAAACCCAAGGCCTCGTCCAGAGTGGAGGATGGTGGTTTGGATAACGTGGCTTCTCGCACAGTCTCTGAGCATGTTGCTATTACCAAGCCAGAGCCAACGGTTACTACG CCTAAGCCTACCTGCATGGTGCAGCCCATGACACATGCACCTCCTGCTAGCAATGAGCGgcacgaggaagaggaggagaagaaggtgtGCCTGCCTGGTTTTACAGGACTGGTCAACCTTGGCAACACCTGCTTCATGAACAGTGTTATCCAATCCCTGTCCAACACCAGAGAACTCAGGGATTACTTCCATG ATCGAGCATTTGAGGCAGAAATCAACTGCAGTAATCCGCTGGGAACAGGAGGCAGACTAGCCATTGGCTTTGCAGTGCTGCTCAGGGCCCTTTGGAAAGGAACACACCATGCCTTCCAACCCTCAAAGCTCAAG GCGATTGTGGCCAGCAAAGCCAGTCAGTTTACAGGTTACGCCCAGCACGATGCTCAGGAGTTCATGGCTTTTTTGCTGGACGGGCTCCATGAGGACTTGAACCGCATCCAGAATAAACCATATACAGAGACAGTTGACTCTGACGGACGTCTGGATGAG GTGGTGGCAGAGGAGGCATGGCAGAGGCATAAGATGAGGAACGACTCCTTTATAGTTGATCTTTTCCAAGGCCAGTTCAAATCCAAGCTGGTTTGCCCCACATGCTCCAAG GTGTCAATCACCTTTGACCCCTTCCTCTACCTGCCAGTCCCATTGCCTCAGAAACAAAAGGTGCTGTCAGTTTTCTACTTTGCTAAGGAACCACATAAAAAACCTATCAAG tTTTTGGTTAGTGTAAGCAAGGAGAACTCCAGCACTGCTGAAGTCCTGGAATCCATTTCCAGGAGCATGAGGGTAAAACCAGAGAACTTGAGACTGGCAGAG GTTGGGAAGAACCGCTTCCAGCGCATGTTCCTGCCGTCCCATTCCCTGGACACGGTGTCCTCCTCTGACATGCTGTTCTGCTTTGAGGTGCTCTCCAAAGACCTGGCCAAAGAGAGAGTGGTTTTGCTCCGAGTACAACAG AAACTCCAGGTCCCTAATATCCCCATCTCAAAGTGCGCTGCCTGCCTGAAGCCTCCAGTTTCTGAGGAGGACAAGCTGAAGCGGTGCACTCGCTGCTATCGTGTGGGCTACTGCAATCA GGTATGTCAGAGGACCCACTGGCCCAATCACAAGGGTCTCTGTCGACCTAACACGGAGCATGTGGGCCTGCCCTTCCTGGCCAGCGTGCCAGAGTCTCGACTCTCCTGTGCCCGCCTCACTCAGCTTCTAGAGGGTTACTCCAG ATTTTCCGTCAACGTGTTTCAGCCTCCTTTCCAGTCAGGCAGGACATCCCCTGAGACATCCCAGTGCAGAGCAGACCTCCCCCCAATGCCTGCAGGCTCATCTGATGGTGTTGGATCTGGTGATGAAGCCATGGGTGGGAGCAGTACTACAGTAGCAGGGGACGTGGAGTTGGAGAGCCCGTCTCTGCTGCCTGAATCCCAGGCAGAGTACGGCCAGGCCTCAGCCCCCCCCTCTGTAGAGGCCCTCTCGTCCTCCCAGACCTCTCTCTCCACTACAAGAACCTCAGATTCAGGATTCTCTGAGCCAGTCACTACAacttcctgctgctctctggaCCCTCATGCTGAAAAAGAGACGTCGTGTGAGAAGGCAGTGCGGCCAGAAG CTGCAGTAACAGGGTACCAGCACCCAAGTGAGACAGCATCAGGTCATGCCAGTCAGTTTTACATCTCTCTGCTGGACTCTAACAACAAGGAACAGAGGCTGGATGAGAAAG AGGACTTGCTCGCTGACCTCCCTGAAGACGTGACCTTGGAGCTGGTATGGAAAAACAACGAACGCCTGAAGGAGTATGTGCTGGTGAGCTCCAAGGAGCTGGACTACGAGGAGGACCCTGGCTCTCTGAGTGAGACAGCCAGGGCTGGTCACTTCACCCTGGAGCAGTGCCTCAACCTCTTCACCAAGCCTGAGGTGCTGGCACCAGAGGAGGCATG GTACTGCCCAAAATGCCAGCAGCACCGTGAGGCCTCCAAACAGCTCCTGCTGTGGCGTCTGCCAAACGTTCTGATCATCCAGCTCAAGCGCTTCTCCTTCAGGAGCTTCATCTGGAGGGATAAGATCAATGACATGGTGGACTTCCCCGTCAG GAATCTGGATCTGAGTAAGTTCTGTATAGGCCAGAAGGATGAGATGCAACAACCTCCTATCTATGACTTATATGCAGTCATCAACCACTACGGTGGAATGATAGGTGGCCACTACACGGCCTACGCTCGCCTGCCAAGTGACAAGAACAGCCAGCGCAGTGATGTTG GCTGGCGTCTGTTCGATGACAGCACTGTGACAATGGTGGAGGAGAGTCAGGTGGTGACGCGCTACGCCTACGTCTTGTTCTACCGGCGACGCAACTCCCCTGTGGAGAGGCCACCACGCTTCCTTCGGCCCGTTGGCGCAGAGTCGCCCACCGCTGCAGGAGCTACTGCCAGCCAG GCCTCTGGTCAGTCAATGTTCGGGACTGACCTGGATCCCGAAGGACCCCCCACGCTGACCCCAGAGGTCCCCTCTGACCTCTTCGCCCACTCCGGAGAGTGTACAGCGCCATCCTAcagcaacatggaggaggtggactAG